The nucleotide window TCAGAGGAGGCCCTCAAGGTGGCTAAGGTAGTCGAGTGCAGCAAGATCAATAACATTGCCGACTGCAACGTGGTGATCCGGGCGGACACGGAACCGGAAGTCATCAGCCTCATGCAGGAGCACACGAAGACGCACGGGTTGCCACCGAACCCGCAGCTGGCGATCAAAATCAAGGCTCGAATCCGAGACGAGTAGACGCCTTCCAGGCAGGGTGAGCGAAGCTCCTCGATGAGAGGAGCTTCCTTT belongs to Dehalococcoidia bacterium and includes:
- a CDS encoding DUF1059 domain-containing protein; amino-acid sequence: MAKVVECSKINNIADCNVVIRADTEPEVISLMQEHTKTHGLPPNPQLAIKIKARIRDE